CGCGGCCAAGCGGGCGGTGCGCGGCGAGAAACTGCTCGGCGATCTGGCCGAACGCGGCATCGTGGTGCGCGCGGCGTCGATGTCGGGAGTGGCCGAGGAGGCCGGCCTGGCCTACAAGGACCTGGGCTCGGTGGTGGATGTGCTCGACGAGGTCGGCATCTCGAAGCGCGTGGTATCGCTCCGGCCGATCGGCAACATCAAGGGGTGACGGACGGGGTCATCCCCACACTCCGCGCCCGCACGAAAAGATTGGGACGCCGCCCGCGCAGCGTGTAGGCTCGCGCCCTTCGCCTGCGATCGCGCAGGCCGGGCCCCGCGGCGCGAAAGTGCCGGCCACCGACCACCGAGACCCCATTTCCCATGGCAACCACCGCTGCCGAGGCGATCGCCCTTCCGCGCTCCCAGGCCACCTGGCTCGGACACCCGCGCGGGCTGTTCGTGCTGTTCATGACCGAGATGTGGGAGCGCATGAGCTATTACGGCATGCGCTCGCTGCTGGTGCTCTACATGGTGGAGTACCTGTTCATCAAGCCCGACGTGGGGCAGAAGGTGCTCGGCTTCACGGCGCTGAAGGGCGCGCTGGAGGCGGCGTTCGGCCCGATGGCGAATCAGGCGCTGTCCTCGCAGATCTACGGCCTCTACACCGGTTTCGTCTACTTCACGCCGTTCTTCGGAGGGTTGCTTGCCGACCGGTTGCTGGGGAGACGGAAGGCGGTGATCGTCGGCGGCACGCTGATGGCGATCGGGCATTTCCTGATGGCGGTGGAAGGCCTGTTCCTTCCGGCACTGCTGTTCCTGATCCTCGGCAACGGCGCCTTCAAGCCCAACATCTCGACCCAGGTCGGCGGGCTCTATCCGCCCGGTGACTCGCGCCGCGACAGCGCGTTCTCGATCTTCTACGTCGGCATCAACGTCGGCGCGTTTCTGGCGCCGCTGATCTGCGGCACGCTCGGGCAAAAGGTCGGCTGGCACTGGGGCTTCGCCGCCGCGGGCGTCGGGATGGTGCTCGGCCTCATCAATTACGTGCTCAACCAGGACAAGCTGCCGCAGGAGCCGCCTCCGACCGCATCGAAGACCGCACCGATCGCCGGCACCGTCGCGTTCATCCTCGGCATTCCGATCGGGATCATGGGTTTGCTGTGGCTCCTCACACTCCCCAAGGCGATCTCGCTGGTGCTGGCCGTCGTGGTGCTGGCCACGATCGTCACATGGATCGCCCGCCTCCATGGCGACGAGCGCCCACGCGTGATCGCGATCTGTGTCTCGTGCTTCATCGTCGCCGCGTTCTGGGCGGTGTACGAGCAGCAGGGCAACACGCTGCAGCTGTGGGCCGACCAGAACACCCGCTGGCCCACGATCCTCGGCTTCACGATCCCCTCGACGTGGTATCAGGCCTTCAATCCGTTCATGATCTGGTTCATCACGCCTTTGCTGACGACCCTGTGGGCGTGGCAGGCGCAGCGCAAGCAGGAGCCCTCGAGCCTCACCAAGATGGCGATCGGCTGCGTGCTGCTCGGGCTCGGCTTCGTGGTGATGATC
This genomic window from Candidatus Sulfotelmatobacter sp. contains:
- a CDS encoding peptide MFS transporter translates to MATTAAEAIALPRSQATWLGHPRGLFVLFMTEMWERMSYYGMRSLLVLYMVEYLFIKPDVGQKVLGFTALKGALEAAFGPMANQALSSQIYGLYTGFVYFTPFFGGLLADRLLGRRKAVIVGGTLMAIGHFLMAVEGLFLPALLFLILGNGAFKPNISTQVGGLYPPGDSRRDSAFSIFYVGINVGAFLAPLICGTLGQKVGWHWGFAAAGVGMVLGLINYVLNQDKLPQEPPPTASKTAPIAGTVAFILGIPIGIMGLLWLLTLPKAISLVLAVVVLATIVTWIARLHGDERPRVIAICVSCFIVAAFWAVYEQQGNTLQLWADQNTRWPTILGFTIPSTWYQAFNPFMIWFITPLLTTLWAWQAQRKQEPSSLTKMAIGCVLLGLGFVVMI